The Helianthus annuus cultivar XRQ/B chromosome 11, HanXRQr2.0-SUNRISE, whole genome shotgun sequence region atgttttttttaaagttttgtgacaaaattcctacaaaccaaaagatatttttgaaaaattgctgacaaatttaacattttatttttataaaaatatacgaTTTTCTAAGGTTGATAAATTAACAAACAAAATAACTTTTTTGTAGGAAATCTTTTGTAACTCGTGTTAGTTTGCTACAAATATCCgacaaatttaacattttatttttaaaaattatttatttttctaaaattgataagtaacaaataaattaacttttttttgtCAAAAATCTGTAGCAAGTGACGTCACTTTGCTACAAATTTTAGACAAATTTAACGTATTATTTTAAAATTATCTATTTTTCTAAAATTAAATAATAACATATAAATTACCTTTTTTTTAGGAAATCCTTAGCTACTAGTGTAAATTTGCTACCAATTTCcgaaaaaaataatattttatttttaaaaattatttatttttctaaaattgataaataataaataaattaactttttttttcgaaaatctGTAGCAAGTGGTGTCGGTTTGCTACAACTTTCCGACAAATttagaaattttatttttaaattatttattttgttgtGGGTACAAAtaatacaaaattttaatttattttgtcaGAATTTTGTCGAAAAGCTAATTAATGTTGTGACGAAATTGCTACAACTGGTAGTTGTGTGAAAATTTTGTCGGAAAATTGAagaaaagttttgaatttttttgtttttcttttttgtgAGAAAACTGTAGAAAAATTGTAACAAAAACTGAGTTGTGGGAAATTTGTGGGAAACGTTTGTAGAAAAATAtatagttttctagtagtgagttgtgtttgtttatatttgttcaattacggttatttgtgtttgtttatgtttgtttgatCATGTTAATTTATGTGTGTCTATGTTTATATGTTCAATCATATTTTTTTGtctgtttatgttcgtttgtgttcgtttatgttcgtgaactgttcgtttaggctttaaatgaataaacataaacgaacacgaacatgcccgatttcttaatgaacgaacattaACATAAAAAATGTGTTCAATTATATATTTGTGTTCGTGTTCGATTAAAATTGTATATCTGTGTTCGTGTCTCTGTTTGtgttcgttcgattcgtttaTAGGCCTACACAGTTGAGTAAAAGCGCTCCATTTTACATACGGTCCCTTGTGATCAGGTTTAGGTTGTCAAACGTTTAACGTGTTTATTAAACGGGTCAACGTGTTTATTAAATGGGTCGGGTACGATTTTGCCCAATTTAAACCATTTTAACAGCCAACCAACTCGATTAACACGCTCACAACTTGATTATTACCCGCCAACCCGTTTGACATGGTTACATAAATTGGTTAAACGTGTTTAGTTGGGTCACACGACTTCAAGTGTTTACAGGATATGGAAGAGAATTAaagttttctaattttttttttttggaaattaaaCTTCAATAGGAAACACACCTCCTACACAAACGGGCAAAAGACCAACAAACAAAAGacccccgacccaaacgggcaaagggaAAACAGATTACAACATATACATCGGATATTTACACCACTCATTCCAATTGATATATTTACAGGATGATCTATTTCTCACGCAAGCATAACCCCTAGATTTAATCTCAGAGATAATCTCTTGCGGGCTTCTCCTTAACTGATTGAACACCAAGTCTTTTCTAACTTTCCAGATACACCAAACAGTAGTTATAACCAGACCGTGCATAatctttttagctttttttttccAAAGAGACTCAAATTATGGATGTCCAGTAAATCCTTAAAGGTGAAGACAAAGATCGGAGGAATACTGCACCAAGCACTGACAGCCGCCCAAACTCTTGAAGCCAACGAACATGCTGTGAACAAGTGATCCACTGATTCTTCGTATTCGTCACAAAAAGGACACATAACAGACGGAACGTCCACATTCCATCTTTTCAAGTTAACTTTTGTAACAAGCCTGTTTAGATTACCTCTCCACGCCATTATGTTACATTTTATTGGAATCAATTTGCACCAATCGAAATTAGGGAGACAACTATTTCCCCTATCTTTTATGCGCTCCTTTTTCACCGAACAGACCGAGAAACCATCCTGGTTGTCAACGTTCCATAGCCAAGAATCCGAAACATTGGACAGCCTCACCCTGTTTAAAATTTCTACACATTCCTTCCATTCCTTGAGCTTGGTATCCGTCTCGGGTTGTCTAACCCAGCTCCAAGAGAAGTCAacattatctatatatatatatatatatatatatatatatatatatatatatatatatatatatatatatattgtctcTATTATGTCCGTAACCCTGCAAGATTTAAACTTTTCCAAAACAAACAAATGTGGCCATCTCTCTAGGAAAGGGGAATCCCCTACCCAGGTGTCCAGCCAAAAGCAAATATCGATACCGTTCCCCACCTTACCCAATATCATCCTATTTAAGCCCTTCCCATTAATTGTTATTTTTGAAATCACTTTGACAGTATTTATCCAACATCCAGCGACGTTGCCATTTAACCCGGTAGAAAACTTCTTTGATTAATTTTTCCATGGCATGCTTCTACCACTTTCCTCCATAAATTTTGCTTTCCGATCTTATACCTCCAACCCCATTTATAAGAGGGCCTCGTTAAGTTCTTTGAGTCTATTAATACCCAAACCCCCCTTATTCTTGGGCCAAGTAATTTAATCCCAAGCCACCCAgttcattttattattattatcattattgcCCGCCCAAAATAATTTTCTCGTTTTAGCCTCAAGAATTTTAATAATGCCCGCCAGAACCTTATATAAAGAAAAGTAATATATAGGTAAACTCTCCAGAACCGAGTTAATTAAGGTAAGCCTCCCCCCATAGACATATTTTTTGCTTTCCACACCGACAATCTTTTATTAAATTTCTCAACTATAGGATCCCAGTTACAAATGCTATGAATGTTAGCCCCCACTGTGATCCCCAGATAGGACAACGAGATTTTATCCGTGTTGCATCCTATCACCTTAGCCATATTTTTTATATCGTCTTCATTCACACCCATACCATAAAGGTTGGATCTGTGAAGATTGATTTTCAAGCCAGAGCACAGATAAAAAATTCTTAGGCATCTAGCCACGTTCGACACATTAACCCTATCCCATTCGCCCATCAGAAGAGCGTCGTCGGCATAAAGGAGGTGAGAAATGATCAGACCATTATTAGGGGTTTGAATCCCTTTAAACAATCCTTCCGACCCCACTTTGCAGAAAATGCTAGACAGGGATTCCATAACTGTAAGGAACAAAAACGGAGATAACGGGTCTCGTTGTATAACCCCGTTGTAACAGTTTAATTCCTACGAGGGAGCCCCGTTAACTAAAACCGAGGATATAGCCGAAGCCAAAACCCCTCCAACCCATTTACACCATAATTTAGGAAAACCCATTTGACCCATGATATCCAAAAGAAAACTCCAATTGACGTTATCATAAGCCTTTTCAAAATCTATTTTTAACAAGAATgccttatttttttttcttttttaatccAAGCAATGATCTCGTTTAACAATAACGGGCTGTCAAGAATGTACCTGCCTTTAAGGAACGCCGTCTGATTTTCTGAGATGATGGAACCTATGACCTTTTTGAGACGATTAACGAGAATCTTTGATATAGTTTTACTGATCACACAAATCAGGTTGATCGGTCTATAGTCTTTCAACCCCACCGGATCCTTGTTTTTCGGGATGAGAGTGATAAATGAAGAGCTGGATCCCCCCGCAATTCTACCTTTGTTATAAAAGGAAGCTAAcaaattataaaaatcattttcaaATAAACTCCAATACCTTTTAATGAATTTGAAGTTGAACCCGTCAGGCCCAGGTGCTTTATCGACCCTACATTCGAAAACTGCGTTCAATCTCATCGTTCCTAAAAGGCACAGTCAGTGAAACCGCCTCCTCCTCTGAAAGACGTCTAATATTATGGCAACTGAGCAGGCCTATCAGGGAATTTTTCCTCGAAAGCCATTTTGAAGAAATCCCTAATTTCTTTTTTGACCAAAAACGATTTCGAAGTCCAAACACCGTCAATCATAAGACCAGGAATATTGTTGTTGGCCCTCCTGCTGTTAATGTAACCATGAAAAAAAACCGAATTTTCATCTCCCTCCATATCCCATTTTATTCTAGCTCTTTGTTTAAGATCTTTCAATTTATGTTCTTCAAGCTACTTTAATTCTTTAACGCACTCCGACTTGATCCATTCCTCTTCTTCAGATAACTCCCTCGCTTCCGCCCATTCTTCCAACTTCTCCAACTCTTCCTTAAGATTCCTTTCTTTTTCTCCTTCCTTGACTAAAGTTTCGTTTTTCCACTTTTTGAAATCTCCCCtgatctttttgaatttttggagTAACTTCACGTCAGGATCCCCAACTCCAATAAAATTATTACACGCCTTTCTAATCACCTTGTCAAAGTCCTTCCGGTCCATCCACGAATTGAAAACTCTAAACGGTTTTGGACTAAAATTTTTATTCGAACAAATCAGAATGAGAGGACAGTGATCCGAGATAAACCTAGGTAAAGCCCGCAGACACGCCATCGGCCATTCCGAGAAAAAATCATTACTAACCAAAACTCTGTCGATCTTGCTTTATTTATTATCATTATCCTTACAATAAGTAAATTTCCTACCCTTCATGTTGAATTATTTCAACCCATTATCCAAAATAAAATTATTGAAATTTGATGCATAGTATTTGTTGAATTTAGAGTTCCATCTTTCGCCCGAAGAGCGCACCGCGTTAAAGTCTCTCAAAATCACCCACCATCCCGAATAATTTCCCATAATCCCCCCAATTTCTTCCCACAGGGCTTTTTTTGGGGGACATTTTGCGGGGCATAAATATTCATGATGTTGATCGCTTTGTTACTCCCTTTTAAAACCCCGATAGTTATAAGAAAATTTGAATGTTTAACAAAATCGTGTACCTTGAAAACGTTAGGATCCTAAATGCTGACGATCCCTCCAGATCTCCCATTAGCCGGCACGTGATCCATCTCAAATTTACCAGCTCCCCAGAATTTTTCAAAAACGATACCTGAAATGTCATCAAATTAAGTTTCTTGTAAAGCAATGAAATCAATCTCATTCACTCTTTTAATATCTTttcttaaataaataataatatggGTCATGTTCAACCTCACACCCTTTGACTTGTGATCTTTGTGGCTCCTTTTATTAAAAAAAGCCATCAATATAAACAAAATGTCGTTGTTAGGTTTAAGTTTTTAATCATTGGACACCCTACATTAGCCGAACAATTACATTGACAAGGCTGTTTTCAGCCTGCCCGTTCTCATTGGGGGTATGGGAAAAGGTTAGCCTTTGGTGTCGTATTCCGAGGTTTCTCATTTTTTCGTTTAGAGACCTTCTTGAATTGTATAGTGTGGGAGATAGAGATAAGGCGTCTCGTGAGGCTCTGCATGGCGTTGTAATCTCGACATGTTGGGTGTTATGGAAGGCCAGAAATAAGCGGAGATTCAACGGCATTAGAAGTAGCGTAGAGGAGATTTTTAGTGAAGTTAGAGTCGTTAGTTATTTTTGGTTTAAGCATAGAGCGAAGAAAGGGGTTTTTGAATGGGGGGATTGGTGTAAGTTTGTAAATCTgtaatttttgtttgttttcccgTCCCGGTTTTCGGGTTCGGTGGTGTTTAATGAAGttctcctttcaaaaaaaaaaaaaaacattgacaAGGCAAACCCATAGATCACTGGGTTTTCTACATTCGGGGCACCAATGTTGTTTGTGTAAACAAATCTAATATATTTCTTGCTTTTGTGTTGGTATTTAGTGGATCATCAATCAATCcctatgtttattattatttttttagtcCTATtaattttggatttttttatattttatttttaatacaCACGAATAAATAGAGTGGTGTAATGAAATATATATTTCTAGATTATCGTAAAATTGAAagaattaaaattaaaaaaatcttgATTATTTTAGTGTATGTATTAGCATGGTCATCTAGAATTTCTTGAAGTATTTCCTATATAATTGGTTTTTGTTTTTCGAATTTGTCTTTTAGCAACTTCTATGTTTGAAGCAAGATGTTTTCTAATTAGGTCACAAATTACAAATGCCCGAAAAAGGTCTATTGCAATTTCACGAGCAATcctgatgcgggcccaagtgtggaggaacgggctattttgtatttggaggcccaggaccgcgtaacaaaaggggcttcactaaaatgactctaacttgggctacggaggtccgttttgggcgtgcgaccaggcgaaacgaacgtgagaacgagctccatcttgctgcaaaccgCCTACGagtcatcgtccgggccaaaaaacgcttatttccattacttatttgcatttttatgttttttgaactattttgggctttttgttttaggccgtgtgtttggcccgttaatcttttttaggcccatttcgaatttcggTTTCTATTTATATGTCCCTCTAGTAATATGAAtgatcagaattgaattttgaaactatcgaattttcacttcaaattccgtggcctttgggttgcaatttgggggttggggaagaactacacgggtattcgtagaatcaacgtgttgatCTTCATTTTTCGTATCACGCGCTACATCAAATCCACATCGATGTAATGAAAGTGAAGGTCCCACGACAATCACTGACCGCCTTATAATCGACTTGTTTATCTGATGATTGTGTAGATGTCTTTTAAAATCAAATTAAACGGTTTATAGCAAAAAAATGTAGCAAATCAACTCAACTCAAGTTATGAAACACAAAACTTTCAATAAAGGAAATATGAAACATGGTGAGCTAATTACGACCAGTATAAAGATCTAAGAGCCCGTAGCATAGCAGTATCAAGATGTGATAGAAATGTGCCATACCCCATGAGGTTGATGTCTCTAGTCTTAAAAGGAAAAGGTATAAATTTATAAGTAGAATAAGTGGGCGTGTAAGTTAACCGTAAAAAAAGTCTGATAATGATAAGTAAAAAAACGGGCATTGAGGTAAAAAAAGGTGCTTTTGTATAGGTCAAACGATTGCCGGGTCGAAATATTCTCATTCTCAATAGTTTATAAATAGAATGAtgtcatagtattcatgtatTAATAATAAACTTCGATTAAATGAATTTGCCCCAATTTATAATATTACACAAGTTTCTCTTGCAACATAGTTGGGTTCCTatgtttaaaataataattataattattttattatcaACTAATAAAACAAACAATCAATCATCATAAACTCGTCCATGAGTTTTTGTAACAAGACCATAATTTCCTATTGATTTCTTAGAAGGGAAAAACCCAAAATGCATCTATATAATAGGGGTATGAATTTTTAAAAGAACAAAAGATTTATAGGTTTTgatttagtctaaacgggttcaagCCAGTTACGGATCGAGCCAAAGAATACGTTTTAGCTATAGAGCTTAGTTTGGCGTCAATACCGTGTCGGCTTGTTTGACATATTTAGAAAGCGATGACAGTGCTTCAAAATTTCTCAATAAAACCCATAATTCTCCTTAGAAATTACAAAGATTTCCTCATAAACAAACAAAGTTGTAGGCGTTTGTAACAACTCTTCTGATGTTTACATCCATATTAGAGAAATCAAATACAATAGCAATGCAATATTCAACATTCAACAGTATATTTCAAAAAATAAGCCTATTAGTCGAAATTCAGTAGCATGTTACCAGATTTTCAAAGAGGCGAGAAGATCAGTGGGCTCATTATATTGGACTTTCTAA contains the following coding sequences:
- the LOC118484318 gene encoding uncharacterized protein LOC118484318, whose product is MTFQVSFLKNSGELVNLRWITCRLMGDLEGSSAFRILTFSRFISDHCPLILICSNKNFSPKPFRVFNSWMDRKDFDKVIRKACNNFIGVGDPDVKLLQKFKKIRGDFKKWKNETLVKEGEKERNLKEELEKLEEWAEARELSEEEEWIKSECVKELK